Proteins found in one Oreochromis niloticus isolate F11D_XX linkage group LG22, O_niloticus_UMD_NMBU, whole genome shotgun sequence genomic segment:
- the LOC100710612 gene encoding CD209 antigen-like protein A isoform X5, producing the protein MMSRPQSFIEGEAADSQHAKSNRRSKVTTERVALVVLCILLAAALIVIYRLSFDKIRTNKELENLKHHKMKCERNFTETLSKIKSCSTVQPTCPGPKVIDDPCYKCEAGWELHGGKCYYFSNNKSSWNKSRDECRAKGGDLVKIDSREEQSFLERRLRDVMTRDEDKFWIGLTDSAAEGRWVWVDGSSLDQSLKFWSRNEPDNWKGHNGEHPDGEDCARMGAKDNICRIVDRSESPPPALLIQTPPTPPPSPGCSQDSAGSHPSEETEINIKLATFPMLSMALNEYVQEICYGCPSQLQHSCLFELPVFVRDLL; encoded by the exons ATGATGAGTCGTCCGCAGAGCTTCATAGAAG GTGAAGCTGCTGACTCTCAGCATGCAAAATCAAacagaaggtcaaaggtcaccacAGAGAGAGTGGCACTGGTGGTTCTCTGTATCCTGCTGGCAGCTGCTCTCATCGTTATTTATCGTCTCT CGTTTGACAAAATTAGAACGAACAAAGAGCTCGAAAACCTGAAACATCACAaaatgaagtgtgaaagaaatttCACAG AGACTCTCTCTAAGATAAAATCATGCAGCACGGTGCAGCCGACCTGTCCAGGACCTAAAGTAATAG ATGATCCTTGTTATAAATGTGAAGCAGGCTGGGAGCTACATGGAGGAAAGTGCTATTACTTCTCCAACAATAAATCATCCTGGAACAAGAGCAGAGATGAGTGTAGAGCTAAAGGAGGAGACCTGGTTAAGATAGACAGCAGAGAGGAGCAG AGTTTCCTGGAGAGAAGACTGAGAGATGTAATGACTAGAGATGAGGACAAGTTCTGGATCGGACTgacagactcagcagcagagggcAGATGGGTGTGGGTGGACGGATCATCACTGGATCAAAG TTTGAAGTTTTGGAGTCGCAACGAGCCAGACAATTGGAAAGGGCACAATGGTGAACATCCTGATGGAGAGGACTGTGCGAGGATGGGAGCAAAAG ACAACATCTGCCGTATTGTGGACCGCTCAGAGTCTCCCCCTCCAGCACTGCTAATCCAGACCCCGCCGACTCCTCCCCCCTCTCCAGGATGCtcacaggactctgcaggatcacacCCCTCTGAGGAAACGGAAATCAACATTAAACTCGCAACCTTCCCCATGCTGTCGATGGCACTGAATGAGTATGTGCAGGAGATATGTTATGGATGCCCCAGCCAGTTACAGCACAGTTGCTTGTTTGAATTGCCTGTTTTTGTTCGAGACCTACTATGA